In the Necator americanus strain Aroian chromosome X, whole genome shotgun sequence genome, TCATGAGTTTGGATTGAACGAATTTTTCAggagcaaaaagaaacgaatgtAGAAGAGAGTAAAAATCTCAATAATGTTGAGAAAAATACTGTGTAATGCAAAGCTGTTGTCTTTAGAAGTGATTggattcttctattttccttgaaggactgattaaatgaattttattaagtttttttttgaaaaaagaaaatgtcgcCAAATTGTACTACGTCGATTGTAGCACTGACATTCTTttgatttattaaatttaattaatattgTGGCTGATCGTCcagtaaattttctttttactttactaATGCATAAGTGATTACTTACTGCTCATaatgaaatgattttcttttcctcaatttcctcaatttgtttcttttgattGAACATAATTATATGTGCAACAGGAAATCgcatcatgtttttttttcgttgtttgtaAGGCAAATTGCACCATTAGCAGGGGAAATGACGTGATTGTAGCAGTGCAGAAATCTTGCATTTTAgcgaaaactgtttttttttctcgaaacgaTTTCTCCCTTAATTGCAGACGAATCAAATTATCGAGATAAAATTGTCTTATTGCATGGTGTGCAGGATTCGATTAACTTTAAAACGGaagtgttttaaaatttaaaaaaagcttagCTCATGTTGACAGCAGTTATGgatggaaaaatagaaaaaaaaataaatttagtgAAGGGGATGGGACGAGTTCGATTTCCAAGACGCTATGGATACCAAGGATGATGCATTCCATTTTAGGCACACCGATAAAACTGTTTCATGAATTAGTAgccgttttatttttttagcgtTCATTAGTGGCATAGatttaatattttagaaattttgttcCATTGTATTTTCTAAAGTAATTTTCCTTAAAACATAGCATAGGAAGTGGAGTTTTGgcataagaatgaaaaaaagacttgaaaaTTGGAGCTAAAACCCTCCGACCAATGAATTTTTGAGCAATTGTTCCTAAGTGTTTCTTTAAAACCAAATCTAGCATAATATTTAGTTCATGTGAAATATAGGCTGAGAAAATttgctcattttcttttcataataatacaaaaattgttgctttcttaatttatattatttccacagtttttttttttgttaattcagTATTGTTAACAGTAACTAATCATCAGTTAGCTcccatattctttttttttttggaggaaacTTTTGCAGGAATTTGTTCATTAGGGATCGTAGTAGAAAAATGATCtaaaaaatcttaaatcttTCTTAGATCTTAAATATCCCTGAATGACGCAAACTTCAGGAATTGTGTCTTGTGTTTTCTTTACATCTCTCAGATCTGTTTTCTATGTTTTATTTCCTGATTTCTCCTCAAttaccttattttttctatactTATTCAGACTCATTTCAGAGGACTTACTCTTCTAATTCGTGTAAAACTAGATTTTAAACGACGTTTGAATGCGAATCGTCCAATTCATGAAATATTCCTAGAACAGGTTAGTGTTCTTGAGAacttaataatattaataaggTTTTTGACATGAATAGTACTTGTTTTTAGGTTCGGAAACATCCGCAAAAACTAGCTTGTGTAGAAGTGGAGACGGGCCGACGAGTCACTTATGACGAGCTGAATAGACTTATGAATAAGTATGCCAATTACTTCGATGTAAGTtagaaattttcataattGTTCAGGATGTACATTACGGAGTAAATCTACTTTGTACTTTGGTCAATATTATTGACATAGCAAACGCATGACTTGCTAAGATAAGATAGGACGTGGACACGTAAGCACCGACCGCTCCATTCTATGGATTGAGTCGTAAATTAAATCATTACGGTAATGATGGATCTGTGAAACATAGTGAAagtaaatttttcactttcagaGTTTGGGATTCAAAAAAGGTGATGTGGTGGCACTTTTTATGGAAAATAGCATAGATTTCTTCGCTCTATGGTTAGGATTGTCAAAGGTATAAATGGACTTCCCTATGGTATTCAGTAGGAATTTTGGTGCAGCCATTtttaatttacaaaatttgatatttgaaataattttagtGATAATATGATGATGATAGTGATAATAATTTAAGTGATAGTAGATGATAATGAGAGGAACTTTTTTATATGTATTAATTGATTTGAAGGAGCATATATCTCTTAGTTATGACGATTATTTTGTTATGTATGTTCCGTTTAGTAAAATCTGAATACTACAGAATATTAAGGCGAACTGTTCAAAgggaatttgtttatttctacttatttatttatctgtttatttacttctttatgTTATTAGTTCCCCTTTTGCTAAAACCTACTAAACGACTCAAAATCCAAAAACtcaaccaaaagaaaaaaatcatcgataAATTCATTTATAGAACAGAGAGATAAAACCggtagatttttaaaaaagaaattgaaagaaatgttcaggaaaatgaaatttacgaATACTGatcacttttttgttcaatcAATGTCAATTTTGAAACTATTTGGTCTAGCACTGTtgacaaaatgattttttttgctgttaaaaaagtagaagttgACTTGATTTATTATAAGCTCTATTATATGCACCTTTTTTGTACTTCAGGCGTGttgtatgatttttttaaacaaaaaaaaaattgatcactCTGATACGTTTGATAAAATTTCGTTTGCCCTTTCATCCACATGTTTACATGTGAATGTCGAAACGGCTGCACCAAATCTCTACTTTCCGCACTCTTTCTTCTGGATTGTTCAATTATTccgagaaaattttcaggtTGGCATTATATCGGCATTTATTAACTCAAATCTTAAACTTGAACCATTAGCTTATTCGATAACTTCGGGGAACTGTAAATGCGTTATAACGACACCAACACTCAAACCaagtgaggattttttttttaaaaatgttgttattgagatttttttcctagcgTAAACAATGAGATTAGGGTGATTTTACTTGATATTGATGCGAAAATTGCTTGTACTGTTCTGATTTtctcgtggatttttttttaaatatgaaaatatgagtCTAGCAAATCTTATCAACTTTGATGAGAAATggttccggaaaaaaaagatttgcaaATTTGCAGGATCTTATTGTTTTGTCATATTTACAGCTCTTGATGAGGCGATTTCGAGAGGACTCCTTAGTATCGACAGTAACGAAATATTTGTGAACGAAGGAAATGTTGAGGGTGTTAGAAAATTGTCCGAAGAAATTAAATCTGTATCGGACAAGGAGCCAGTTAACCGGAATGTCAACTTTCAGGGTATGTTTTGTTTAATTTCGAgcttttccataaaaattgtTGTGAGGATTATTGTAGTAAAATAATCTCGGTGTTATGATCATATACGAATGGAGTTCTTTCCTGAAGAAAGTATTGACGTTCATTTCTGAGGTTCCGGTTGATTTCGATATCTGGAAGAACATATGGAAGTAGCAGTTTTATGGAATAAGaatatttgtacttttttttgacaagttctcaagaagaattttgaaaatttctattggtttttttttgaggatttttgaagataatgtgttttttttgtagtgaaCTTGTAAAACTAGGATTAACAGGATTACATTaaattcttcagatgttctcTGCTATGTGTACACATCGGGCACAACCGGCAATCCGAAACCTGCCGTCATCAAGCATTTCCGGTTCGTTCCATAGTTCTAGTTCTTTATGAGCCGAGGTCGAATGACGAGCGCGCGAAGTGATACGAGTGAACGTAGAAAAATAGTGAGGCCTCTAGTTGACGCGATATTTCTACCCGATAAACGAAAATATTgttctataaataaatatacgaGTGGAGTTCTTTCCTGAAGAACGTGCTGACGTTCATTTCTGAGATTATTTCTgtgatagaaataaatatatgagtggagtttttttcctgacgAACGTgctgacaaaaataaaaactctaAATAACTCTAAACTAACTCCAACTCTAAATATAAACTAATCGAAGTATTGATTACTCTATTTATTACATCACATTTATGCAATGATTAGAAACCAcctacaaaaataagaaaaatgaagcacagaaaatttgagaaattagaaaaaaaaactaggagaaATTCCTTCTACcgacaaaaaaggaaactcacagaaaaagattttttttttttgaaaaattctagacGGTAGGATCATCGCAGTGTTTTAGATACAGACACACTTTGAAAAGACACACGTGTCGATACAAACGTTAAAATTACTGAATTTTTATCAGcttcaaaaaatgagattttttttcggcatcAAGctcttctagaaattttcggaaacaagaattccaggaaaagaattttcaccgatttttccttgttttttgaaaaatgtttttgttctttttccttttttttttgaggaatacCTTACTAAACTGGTGTGGGTGCGGTCGTAAGGGGTCCGTCgtagccgcacggtcgatggttcgaaagtgtcctagtgccaactaagcctttcatccctccaggttCGATAAAcatggtaccagacttgtctgggagggtaaaaacactcaCTTAATCATCTGTTGGCCctcgtaagtcattgtattggcCAACacccgttccaaaaccacaatgattacgaattccagtaaaacgtgttggcgcatcccaagtggattgatgacCCAGTGACATTATCCTGACTTTATACATAGcttctaatatttttttcaaaaaatcgttgTGATAGTTTGTATATTATTAATGTTTATGACGGCAAAATACGTCTACTCGCATGGACATGCTCTTCTTTAGCAGTGGCATAGTACCCTCATCCTCTTCATACTCCTCATTTTTTCGGCTtactcaaaaataaattttctttcttcattctcaTAAAGGAAAACGGAAATAGATTATTCCGTCAACGAAGTCTGTGCTCACAAAAAACCAACTGGAAATCCTACCGTATGGTACTGTTTATGTAGATGTGTCTTGCTTGTGGTTAAAGAGGTTTATCGGATGAGGACCACCTCTCGTGTACTAACCCGCTCCATAATACAATTAGTTTGTTTTCTAAGTTTCGCGAAAATGTAGTGAGGCTACGGATTAAattgaagttttattttttccgttCAATAAGAACACTCTAAATGATTTCACGATTAAGATCCTAAGATTTCAATATCTGGACTTTATTACTGTAATTCATTCTTAAGTTTGGattatcttttctttgaaaaaagcttctggcgaataattgaattttcttcctttaatttctatttgaaaacatattatattatttcagATATTACTTTATGGCTATGGGTGCTGGTAGATCATTTGAAATTACGGGTAACGACGTTATCTACATAACAATGCCAATGTATCATTCTGCCGCTGGGATTATGGGTTGGTTTAGAATCATAATTTCTGTTCTATAAGAAAATCCTATGATTATATGATGTTCATCACAGGAATTGGATCCATGATCGTCTTTGGGACATCAGCTGTAATCCGGAAGAAATTCTCAGCGagtaatttctggaaagaCTGCGTCAAATTCAACTGTACTGCAAGTCAATATATTGGAGAGATTTGTAGGTTAGTGCCTGGTAGAATTTTTATAGTTATGGTAACCAAGTTTTAGATTCCAggaatttgttgttgttgatagCTCTGAAAACTCATATTTGTATGCATTTtctccgagtttttttttgataaaataattttttttccagatatcTTCTTGCACAGAAAccttgtgaagaagaaaagaagcataAAGTTCGTCTTATGTGGGGTAACGGGCTTCGTGCAGAGATTTGGAACGATTTTGTGTCTAGATTTGGGATTAAGAGGATTGGTGAACTATATGGTTCGACGGAAGGAAATTCTAATATAGGTTggttagaatttttttaaaaaattggactTCAAACAgttggaattttttcacaCTACTAATGAATTTAGCGTGGTGATAAATATCTAAGTTGCTTTATACGTCACAACTGCTCGCATTCCCGGATGTTTAGGACATaggattcaaaaatttccagcatcttttctggatttatgataattttatttgtgaGAATTAATTACACTATTtcgatcacttttttctatatatatagagagatttttttgaataatttcttatttctctacttttatttctttagtttagttttgttATTATTGATTTCGAGTTATATtgatattctattttttttactaaaatgagtgatctttttttgctttttacttGTTAAAAATGGGGAAATGTTGACAAATATAACTTTAATTCATATGCCGCAAGAACTCATAACATTTAATCCTTGTTCAAAAGATTGTTCACTACCGTTTCTTTAACTTTTTCCATGTTAACGATTTTTCAGTGAATCTTGATAACCACGTCGGTTCTTGCGGATTCTTCCCAATCTATCCATACATAGGAGCATTATATCCAATTCGTATAATTAAAGTTGATCAGGAAACTGGTGAACTCGTTCGGGATGCGGTAAGAATTCATATATTTCATGCCACTTCTTTGTAAAATCTAATTATAGTATTCAGAATGGCCTATGTATTCCGTGTCGTCCTGGAGAACTTGGTGAAATGGTTGGTGTGATCAGAAAAAAGGATCTTCTACTGAAATTTGAAGGTTACGTGAATAAAGGTGATACTCAAAAGAAGATCTATCGTGATGTGTTCCGACATGGTGATCAGGTGGGTGgattggagaattttttttttgtatttctggaGTTGTCCAATTTCAATTAAGTTTTTGGTTGCGTAGCAGGTCATTTAGATTTACCTAACTGTGAAACTTCACCTTCTGAGCGCAATTGCTttgtggttattttttttaaattcaaatttaaaattaaaatttgtttcgtggttatttttctaaaaattaattacaaatttgatatttttgcacctgcgcagaaaaaaatgggtgACCTTCAATTCTGTGAAAAATCTTGCGATTGTAATATTATGCGGTGAAATTGTTAAAAGTATTGGATGAGGAGTAATGAGTAACAAGTGAGGAAATTTAaattacattatatttacattacATACAATATATTACTTATATTTACATACAGTGCATTACATTTTGCATTTGATGAAGTTTTATTATGCAAAGcaaatttattagtttttttttaaaataaaacttctCTCTACGAAGTGTagtatcacttttttttcaggtctttGCAAGCGGTGATATTTTGTACTGGGATAAACTTGGCTATCTCTATTTCAAGGATCGTCGCGGTGATACTTTCAGGTTCTTTCTTGTGAATTCCAACATTAGTGTATTTCCCATTTTATTTGGTGATATTTGTAGATGGAAGGGTGAGAACGTATCCACCACTGAAGTGGAAGGAATTCTTCAACCAGTAATGAGTGTTGTGGATGCAACCGTGTACGGTGTGGAAGTAGGGAAAAACGAAGGTCGAGCTGGTATGGCAGCTGTTGTGTTGGCGGATGGGGTGAATGTTGAGGTGAGTTCGTAAACTGACTTGTCGTATGACATAAAAAAGTCACATATTAACTATGAATCACGTTTTCTAATCGCATCGCTTCGTTTTCAGGATTTCTTAGCAGAAATTGCTAAACGACTAATGGCAAATCTTGCAAATTATGCAATTCCAGTTTTTATTCGGCTTTGCAAGGAAGTTGACCGCACGGGTTTGTTGACTTATTCGGTTTGTTTGGTTTTGAtgtataaatagaaaatatcagATTAATTtcaatcttattttttttctcatcttttcctgtattttttaaatggatctttttttgttattttattattaattgatttatttctattttaggGACGTTTAAACTCAAAAAGATCGATCTACAAAAGCAAGGATTCGATTTAAAATTGAGTAAAGGAGATCCAGTATATTATTGGAATTCTGCAATTAAAGGATATTCATTATTGGACGCACAAATGCAGAAAGATATTGAGAGTGGTGTGTATAATCGACTATAGACGAAATATTATCAAAATCATCATCTCTGCCTCCTCCTTATATGTACTCCGTGTAATGTTACAGGTTCCCATAgaatgtattctttttttctatgtgttAATTTTCGTTATAtacattcttttgtttttgcctCAATCATTCGTTTTATTCCGTcgtcacatcttttttttttacctcatcATCCCtcgttcattatttttttcactgaaactTCATTATGTGGTATTTAATCGCTCAAGGTGCCATTCCTTACTTACATTCCGTGCCTTAATAAGTGATTTGCTCAGTATATGACTTTAAACATTATTGATTCATAGTGTTTTATAGTTTTATACAACGTATAGTGCAATAGATACATACTAGTATTGCACTAGTAATCGATAGAACAGTATTTAGGTAATAatgtattatttgaaaatattttggcATTCAcacaaaatgctttttttcttgcattcgGGTGTGCAATAAAgccttgtttgttttctttctcgttttttttttctttttcttaggaTTTCCTcctaatataatatttgtgaTCGTagttgttgcaaaaaaaaaaataccctggaattgaaaacaac is a window encoding:
- a CDS encoding hypothetical protein (NECATOR_CHRX.G21392.T3); translation: MELFVQRKKRVQEINENTPFAREKKAREAVRAAVPLDSLDHVKSFLNIVRENENVMGEIQQLRFTSKFPLHEYKLIQVPKDMLKDVVGGQKLVFRGDIEDSPVLCSETATFSIKDVETSNSMFLAPTLKTSSEVTDSAEKFITKCSINSLCNHYLELEKVSCVTPFRLRELLHRNELRWNWPSEDSETDTYTQEDLLDHVQMSEREMSNLINEMPVVEHNGKIRWLSLDLRRKFFTLLIDAFDDDEHPTVNISNLTSSALRSFLPENVTNQIIDWFLSNMCNKSDSEAYTVNPAPFVHEVASHVLQGPFRRIEMKNFEKTMETTLPCGITMESAHLLGISVRSEDVRDSYISYLNPEDLPEDTRERLRVLFSLQNTWTIDEISPYLKDICADSRAMRIDCRLLCTSYISTQEWLRVLLLLCDLTVSNSGHRPFTHMPDTPSDALWRIAAFAVIMLLSGRDRWWIVFVLYSIYRLTRTEMFNRIRKTARRDLKGLTLLIRVKLDFKRRLNANRPIHEIFLEQVRKHPQKLACVEVETGRRVTYDELNRLMNKYANYFDSLGFKKGDVVALFMENSIDFFALWLGLSKVGIISAFINSNLKLEPLAYSITSGNCKCVITTPTLKPTLDEAISRGLLSIDSNEIFVNEGNVEGVRKLSEEIKSVSDKEPVNRNVNFQDVLCYVYTSGTTGNPKPAVIKHFRYYFMAMGAGRSFEITGNDVIYITMPMYHSAAGIMGIGSMIVFGTSAVIRKKFSASNFWKDCVKFNCTASQYIGEICRYLLAQKPCEEEKKHKVRLMWGNGLRAEIWNDFVSRFGIKRIGELYGSTEGNSNIVNLDNHVGSCGFFPIYPYIGALYPIRIIKVDQETGELVRDANGLCIPCRPGELGEMVGVIRKKDLLLKFEGYVNKGDTQKKIYRDVFRHGDQVFASGDILYWDKLGYLYFKDRRGDTFRWKGENVSTTEVEGILQPVMSVVDATVYGVEVGKNEGRAGMAAVVLADGVNVEDFLAEIAKRLMANLANYAIPVFIRLCKEVDRTGTFKLKKIDLQKQGFDLKLSKGDPVYYWNSAIKGYSLLDAQMQKDIESGVYNRL
- a CDS encoding hypothetical protein (NECATOR_CHRX.G21392.T2), with amino-acid sequence MPDTPSDALWRIAAFAVIMLLSGRDRWWIVFVLYSIYRLTRTEMFNRIRKTARRDLKGLTLLIRVKLDFKRRLNANRPIHEIFLEQVRKHPQKLACVEVETGRRVTYDELNRLMNKYANYFDSLGFKKGDVVALFMENSIDFFALWLGLSKVGIISAFINSNLKLEPLAYSITSGNCKCVITTPTLKPTLDEAISRGLLSIDSNEIFVNEGNVEGVRKLSEEIKSVSDKEPVNRNVNFQDVLCYVYTSGTTGNPKPAVIKHFRYYFMAMGAGRSFEITGNDVIYITMPMYHSAAGIMGIGSMIVFGTSAVIRKKFSASNFWKDCVKFNCTASQYIGEICRYLLAQKPCEEEKKHKVRLMWGNGLRAEIWNDFVSRFGIKRIGELYGSTEGNSNIVNLDNHVGSCGFFPIYPYIGALYPIRIIKVDQETGELVRDANGLCIPCRPGELGEMVGVIRKKDLLLKFEGYVNKGDTQKKIYRDVFRHGDQVFASGDILYWDKLGYLYFKDRRGDTFRWKGENVSTTEVEGILQPVMSVVDATVYGVEVGKNEGRAGMAAVVLADGVNVEDFLAEIAKRLMANLANYAIPVFIRLCKEVDRTGTFKLKKIDLQKQGFDLKLSKGDPVYYWNSAIKGYSLLDAQMQKDIESGVYNRL